From one Mycolicibacterium sp. HK-90 genomic stretch:
- the malQ gene encoding 4-alpha-glucanotransferase — translation MNAPSPALLELARRHGVAAEFDNWTGRRTAVAESTLIAVLRALGVPAETEAERTDALAAHDRRYWERRLPPIVTGRAGVASTFWVHVTHGDPADVTVILEDGAERGGLRQLENNRPPYDLGDRRIGEATFELPPDLPLGYHRLRLRVGEFHTETPVVISPATLEPPARLNGRRAWGLAVQLYSVHSQNSWGTGDLTDLSDLAVWSAGAHGAGFILINPLHAAAPTAPMEPSPYLPTSRRFGNPLYLRVEAIPEFAALRHRGRIRKLRAAVNERAGRLPTIDRDAAWQAKRSALEQVYRVERSAGRELAYTAYRHRQGRSLDDFAVWCALAERHGNDWHTWPTALRHPTNPEVAAFAAANPQAVDFHRWLQWVLDDQLTAVQATAVQAGMELGVMSDLAVGVDPDGADAWALQDVLALGVTGGAPPDEFNQLGQDWSQPPWRPDRLVEQAYEPFRALVNMALRHSGGVRIDHIIGMFRLWWIPEGAAPTEGTYVRYDHDAMIGIIALEAHRAGAVVVGEDLGTVEPWVRDYLRERGLFGTSILWFEADESGKPLPAERWREYCLSSVTTHDLPPTPGYLAGAHVRLREELGLLTRPADQELAADRAAQAAWLAELHRAGLLDPDSEPDTDQIVTALYRYLGRTPSKLLALSLADAVGELRTQNQPGTTDEYPNWRIPLAGPDGRQLPLEEVFVDPRAAVLSDVMATITGHPDRAGM, via the coding sequence ATGAACGCACCGTCCCCGGCCTTGCTGGAGCTGGCCCGCCGCCACGGCGTGGCCGCGGAGTTCGACAACTGGACCGGCCGGCGCACCGCCGTCGCCGAGTCGACGCTGATCGCCGTGCTGCGGGCGCTTGGCGTGCCTGCCGAAACCGAAGCGGAACGGACCGACGCGCTTGCGGCGCACGACCGCCGGTACTGGGAACGCCGCCTGCCGCCCATCGTGACCGGACGGGCCGGGGTGGCATCGACCTTCTGGGTCCATGTCACCCACGGCGACCCCGCCGACGTCACCGTGATCCTCGAGGACGGCGCCGAGCGCGGCGGCCTGCGGCAACTGGAGAACAACCGGCCCCCGTACGACCTCGGGGACCGCCGGATCGGTGAGGCCACCTTCGAGCTGCCGCCGGACCTGCCACTGGGGTATCACCGGTTGAGGCTGCGGGTCGGCGAGTTTCACACCGAGACCCCGGTGGTGATCTCCCCCGCCACCTTGGAGCCGCCAGCCCGGCTCAACGGGCGGCGAGCCTGGGGCCTGGCCGTCCAGCTGTACAGTGTTCACTCCCAGAATTCCTGGGGCACAGGTGATCTCACCGATCTGAGCGATCTCGCCGTGTGGTCGGCCGGCGCCCACGGAGCGGGGTTCATCCTGATCAACCCGCTGCACGCGGCCGCTCCCACGGCGCCGATGGAGCCGTCGCCGTATCTGCCCACCTCACGGCGCTTCGGCAATCCGCTCTACCTCCGGGTGGAGGCGATTCCGGAGTTCGCCGCGCTGCGTCACCGCGGGCGGATCCGCAAGCTGCGCGCGGCGGTCAATGAGCGCGCCGGCCGGCTCCCGACCATCGACCGAGATGCGGCCTGGCAGGCGAAACGGAGCGCGCTGGAGCAGGTGTACCGGGTCGAGCGCTCGGCCGGCCGCGAGCTGGCCTACACCGCCTACCGGCATCGGCAGGGGCGCAGCCTGGACGACTTCGCGGTGTGGTGTGCGCTGGCCGAACGGCATGGAAACGACTGGCACACCTGGCCTACCGCCCTGCGGCACCCGACGAACCCGGAGGTCGCGGCGTTCGCCGCGGCCAACCCGCAGGCCGTCGACTTTCATCGCTGGTTGCAGTGGGTGCTCGACGACCAGCTCACCGCGGTGCAGGCCACGGCGGTGCAGGCCGGCATGGAACTGGGCGTCATGAGCGATCTGGCGGTCGGCGTCGACCCCGATGGTGCCGATGCCTGGGCCCTGCAGGACGTGTTGGCGCTCGGGGTCACCGGGGGCGCACCGCCGGACGAGTTCAATCAGCTGGGCCAGGACTGGTCCCAGCCCCCGTGGCGGCCGGACCGTCTGGTCGAGCAGGCCTACGAGCCGTTCCGGGCGCTGGTCAACATGGCGCTGCGGCACTCCGGCGGCGTGCGCATCGACCACATCATCGGCATGTTCCGGCTGTGGTGGATTCCCGAGGGCGCCGCACCGACCGAGGGCACCTATGTGCGCTACGACCACGACGCCATGATCGGGATCATCGCGTTGGAGGCGCACCGGGCCGGCGCCGTCGTCGTCGGCGAGGACCTGGGCACGGTCGAACCGTGGGTGCGCGACTATCTGCGCGAGCGGGGCCTGTTCGGCACCTCGATCCTGTGGTTCGAGGCCGACGAGTCCGGAAAGCCATTGCCTGCCGAACGGTGGCGGGAGTACTGCCTGTCCTCGGTCACCACGCACGATCTGCCGCCGACGCCGGGGTATCTGGCCGGCGCGCATGTGCGTTTGCGCGAGGAACTCGGATTGCTGACCCGCCCCGCCGATCAGGAACTGGCCGCCGACCGGGCCGCCCAGGCGGCGTGGTTGGCCGAATTGCACCGGGCCGGCCTGCTCGACCCGGACTCCGAACCAGATACCGACCAGATCGTGACGGCGCTGTATCGGTACCTGGGCCGGACCCCGTCGAAGCTGTTGGCTCTGTCCCTGGCCGATGCCGTCGGCGAGCTGCGCACCCAGAATCAACCGGGAACCACCGACGAGTATCCGAACTGGCGGATACCGCTGGCAGGTCCCGACGGCCGGCAGCTACCCCTCGAGGAGGTGTTCGTCGACCCGCGGGCCGCGGTGTTGAGCGACGTGATGGCGACGATCACCGGTCACCCGGACCGGGCCGGGATGTAA
- a CDS encoding NUDIX domain-containing protein: MAKLSAGILLYRFAGTDVEVLIAHPGGPFWARKDAGAWSVPKGEYVEGEDPWLAAQREFAEELGSPPPAGRRLDLAPVRQAGGKVVTAFAVQGDFDPAAAVSNTFTVELPKGSGRFVEFPEIDRVAWFSVALAREKLLSGQRPLLDQLMAAPELAGYGEGAAPDG, translated from the coding sequence GTGGCCAAGCTGAGCGCCGGGATCCTGTTGTACCGCTTCGCGGGTACCGATGTGGAAGTGCTGATCGCTCATCCGGGCGGGCCGTTCTGGGCCCGAAAGGATGCCGGCGCGTGGTCGGTGCCCAAAGGGGAATACGTCGAGGGGGAGGATCCCTGGCTCGCGGCGCAGCGCGAGTTCGCCGAGGAACTCGGCTCGCCGCCGCCCGCCGGCCGGCGCCTCGACCTCGCCCCGGTCCGGCAGGCCGGCGGCAAGGTGGTCACCGCGTTCGCGGTGCAGGGCGATTTCGATCCGGCGGCAGCGGTCAGCAACACCTTCACCGTCGAACTGCCGAAGGGGTCCGGCCGTTTCGTCGAATTTCCCGAAATCGACCGTGTCGCATGGTTTTCGGTGGCTCTGGCGCGCGAAAAGCTGCTGTCCGGGCAGCGCCCCCTGCTCGACCAGCTGATGGCCGCGCCGGAACTGGCCGGGTATGGCGAAGGCGCCGCGCCGGACGGCTAG
- a CDS encoding SGNH/GDSL hydrolase family protein has protein sequence MRRFTRYVALGDSQTEGLWDGDDTVGLMGFADRLAVHLDGLYPGLGYANLAIRGHRIGDVLNTQLPTALAMRPDLVTVCIGMNDVTRPGRSFHRALSDLDGVYRSLAESGATVVTTTFPDITQILPAGRLLGKRVIQINDAIVEAADRYGFRLVDLYSAPSMCDPETWSPDRVHGSARGHGLFAAAAAEALGLPGSNHDWALATSADQARSFRSRAYSQLLWTQNMLMPWLWRHFRGRSGGAGRSPRRPALMSLSA, from the coding sequence GTGCGACGTTTCACCCGGTATGTCGCCTTGGGCGACAGCCAGACCGAAGGACTGTGGGATGGCGACGACACCGTCGGCCTGATGGGTTTCGCCGACCGGCTCGCGGTACATCTCGACGGGCTGTACCCGGGCTTGGGTTATGCCAATCTCGCCATTCGCGGCCACCGCATCGGCGATGTGCTCAACACCCAGTTGCCCACCGCGCTGGCCATGCGACCCGACCTGGTCACCGTGTGCATCGGGATGAACGACGTGACCCGGCCCGGCCGCTCGTTCCACCGGGCGTTGAGCGATCTCGACGGCGTGTACCGCAGCCTCGCGGAATCCGGTGCAACCGTCGTCACCACCACGTTCCCGGACATCACGCAGATCCTGCCTGCGGGCCGGCTGCTCGGGAAGCGGGTGATCCAGATCAACGACGCGATCGTCGAGGCCGCCGATCGGTACGGCTTCCGCCTCGTGGACCTCTATTCGGCACCGTCGATGTGCGATCCGGAAACCTGGAGCCCGGACCGGGTGCACGGTTCGGCCAGGGGGCACGGACTGTTCGCGGCCGCGGCGGCCGAGGCGCTCGGACTGCCTGGCAGCAACCATGATTGGGCACTGGCCACCAGCGCCGACCAGGCTCGGTCGTTCCGGTCCCGGGCCTACTCGCAGTTGCTGTGGACGCAGAACATGCTCATGCCGTGGTTGTGGCGGCATTTCCGCGGCCGGTCCGGCGGTGCCGGCCGATCGCCCCGGCGGCCCGCACTGATGTCACTGAGCGCCTAG
- a CDS encoding DUF732 domain-containing protein: MQRTVIRSSRVLAAVAAMGTAAVVVATPAHADPADQAFVDALSQAGVAAADPAQAVAMGQSVCPMLAEPGQSAADVAAKVADTGGMSLGPATMFTGIAISTFCPAMVAKVGEGNLTGGPADLAWSILGFN; this comes from the coding sequence ATGCAGCGCACAGTGATCCGGTCTTCTCGAGTGCTCGCGGCCGTGGCCGCGATGGGTACCGCGGCGGTCGTGGTCGCCACTCCGGCTCACGCCGATCCGGCGGATCAGGCGTTCGTCGATGCGCTGAGCCAGGCGGGGGTGGCCGCCGCAGACCCGGCCCAGGCCGTGGCGATGGGTCAGTCGGTGTGCCCGATGCTGGCCGAGCCGGGCCAGAGCGCCGCCGACGTGGCGGCGAAGGTCGCCGATACCGGTGGCATGTCACTCGGTCCGGCCACGATGTTCACCGGCATCGCGATCTCCACCTTCTGTCCCGCGATGGTGGCCAAGGTCGGCGAAGGCAACCTGACGGGCGGGCCGGCGGATCTGGCGTGGTCCATCCTCGGCTTCAACTAG
- a CDS encoding TetR/AcrR family transcriptional regulator: protein MLDEGYAAATSRRVAARAGVKPALVHYYFPTMDDLFVAVLQAGAEANLTTQREAFAEDAPLRALWDLNNAQGAALWMEFMALANHRKAIRSEIAGYADRFRDLEEATMTSALQAHGVDTDEFPPVVMSMIVASLARILVLEQGLGISRGHDQAQDFIRRYLDRFELPPRERT, encoded by the coding sequence ATGCTCGACGAGGGCTATGCCGCGGCGACGTCGCGCCGGGTCGCCGCTCGGGCCGGGGTCAAACCCGCTCTCGTGCACTACTACTTCCCCACCATGGACGACCTGTTCGTGGCGGTGCTGCAGGCCGGGGCCGAAGCGAACCTGACCACCCAGCGGGAGGCGTTCGCCGAGGACGCCCCGTTGCGCGCGCTGTGGGATCTCAACAACGCGCAAGGCGCGGCCCTCTGGATGGAATTCATGGCGCTGGCCAATCACCGCAAGGCCATCCGCAGCGAGATCGCCGGCTATGCCGACCGGTTCCGTGATCTCGAGGAGGCCACGATGACCTCGGCGCTGCAGGCCCACGGTGTCGACACCGACGAGTTCCCGCCCGTGGTGATGTCGATGATCGTGGCGAGCCTGGCCCGCATTCTCGTCCTCGAGCAGGGCCTGGGCATCAGCCGCGGCCATGACCAGGCGCAGGATTTCATCCGGCGCTATCTCGACCGCTTCGAACTGCCCCCGAGGGAACGGACATGA
- a CDS encoding PDR/VanB family oxidoreductase, with protein sequence MSPLLARYRQLPPSASGRFRHDPMLGLAEVSIATMWGVNRLLRRPSPPPELDRTIELTVARREVVAHDQDVIALTLTAADGGRLPRWYPGAHIDLHLASGRVRQYSLCGDPEVTDSYRIAVRRIPDGGGGSVEVHDALQVGSRVSTLGPRNAFALTVPGYGSPTQRFRFIAGGIGITPILPMLGLAARMGVDWSMVYAGRSRDSLPFLDELARFGDRIEVRTDDVHGLPDAEELLGDCPDGTTVYACGPAPMLTGIRTALTGRDNVELHFERFAAPPVVDGAEFSVTVASTGETVAVGADETLLGALGRAGVSAPYSCQQGFCGTCRIRVLPNADGSNGSAQHRDTLLTDPERDAGYLLTCVSRAEAGHTLTLDL encoded by the coding sequence ATGTCGCCTCTGCTCGCCCGCTACCGTCAGTTGCCACCGAGTGCGTCGGGGCGGTTCCGGCACGATCCGATGCTCGGCTTGGCCGAGGTGTCCATCGCCACCATGTGGGGCGTGAACCGCTTGCTGCGGCGGCCCTCGCCTCCACCGGAACTGGACCGCACGATCGAACTGACCGTGGCGCGCCGCGAGGTGGTGGCCCACGATCAGGATGTCATCGCATTGACGCTGACCGCCGCTGACGGCGGCCGGTTGCCGCGGTGGTATCCGGGTGCGCACATCGATCTGCACCTGGCCAGCGGCCGGGTGCGGCAGTACTCGCTGTGTGGAGATCCCGAGGTGACCGACAGCTATCGAATCGCGGTGCGGCGCATACCCGATGGCGGTGGCGGCTCCGTCGAGGTGCACGACGCCCTGCAGGTCGGCAGCCGGGTGAGCACGCTCGGTCCCCGCAATGCGTTCGCCCTCACGGTGCCCGGCTACGGGTCGCCCACGCAACGGTTCCGCTTCATCGCCGGCGGCATCGGGATCACCCCGATCCTGCCGATGCTCGGCCTCGCCGCACGTATGGGCGTCGACTGGTCGATGGTGTACGCCGGGCGCAGTCGTGACAGCCTGCCGTTCCTCGATGAGCTCGCCCGGTTCGGCGACCGGATCGAGGTCCGCACCGACGATGTCCACGGCCTGCCCGACGCCGAGGAGCTGCTGGGCGACTGTCCCGACGGCACCACCGTGTACGCATGTGGTCCGGCACCCATGCTGACGGGCATCCGGACCGCGCTCACCGGCCGGGACAACGTGGAGCTGCATTTCGAAAGATTCGCGGCGCCACCGGTTGTCGATGGTGCGGAGTTCTCGGTGACCGTCGCCTCCACCGGCGAGACGGTGGCAGTCGGCGCCGACGAGACCCTGCTCGGCGCGTTGGGCCGGGCCGGGGTGAGTGCGCCGTACTCCTGCCAGCAAGGCTTCTGCGGCACCTGCCGAATCCGAGTCCTGCCGAACGCCGACGGGTCGAACGGCTCGGCGCAGCACCGCGATACGTTGTTGACCGACCCGGAACGCGACGCGGGTTATCTGTTGACCTGCGTGTCACGGGCCGAAGCCGGGCACACGCTGACGCTCGATCTCTGA
- a CDS encoding metal-dependent hydrolase: MLRPLRFDNEIDPGPVQIQARKVHFDLDGIPLHWIPGHPVAATMVNLFNVVLPMAEHWFVATFNEALPYVRDPKLADDMRGFIGQEATHAETHDQVLDEFLTGHGVDYQPLMAMVEHVFTKMLGPTESTDPRRRLSNLCDRLWLIAAIEHYTAVLGDFVLNCTWEDFDADPTMTDLFRWHGSEEVEHRSVAHDVAVYFQDSYFSRVRAMSIAATAVYMFFQRGCWAMVKSDPTLDIGWWRMNRLRMRDSKLGLLPKFSRMFGSNTLAYCRPGFSPEEMGSTAQAVAYLASSPAARAAHL, encoded by the coding sequence ATGTTGCGTCCGCTGCGGTTCGACAATGAGATCGACCCGGGCCCGGTACAGATCCAGGCCCGGAAGGTGCACTTCGATCTCGACGGCATCCCGTTGCACTGGATCCCCGGCCATCCGGTGGCCGCGACGATGGTCAACCTGTTCAACGTGGTGCTGCCGATGGCCGAACACTGGTTCGTCGCGACGTTCAACGAAGCCCTGCCCTATGTGCGCGATCCCAAGCTCGCGGATGACATGCGCGGATTCATCGGCCAGGAGGCCACCCACGCCGAGACCCACGACCAGGTGCTCGACGAGTTCCTGACCGGTCATGGCGTGGACTACCAGCCTCTGATGGCCATGGTCGAGCACGTGTTCACCAAGATGCTGGGCCCGACCGAGTCCACCGACCCCCGCCGCCGGCTGTCCAACCTGTGCGACCGGTTGTGGCTGATCGCCGCCATCGAGCACTACACGGCGGTACTGGGCGACTTCGTGCTGAACTGCACGTGGGAGGACTTCGACGCCGACCCGACGATGACGGACCTGTTCCGCTGGCACGGCAGCGAGGAGGTCGAGCACCGCAGCGTCGCTCATGACGTCGCGGTCTATTTCCAGGACAGCTACTTCAGCCGGGTACGGGCCATGTCGATCGCCGCGACCGCGGTCTACATGTTCTTCCAGCGCGGCTGCTGGGCCATGGTCAAGAGCGATCCGACCCTCGACATCGGCTGGTGGCGGATGAACCGCTTGCGGATGCGCGATTCGAAGCTGGGGCTGCTGCCGAAGTTCTCCCGGATGTTCGGTTCCAACACCCTGGCCTACTGCCGGCCCGGTTTCTCTCCCGAGGAGATGGGCTCGACGGCCCAGGCGGTGGCGTACCTGGCCAGCTCCCCCGCGGCGCGGGCCGCCCACCTGTGA
- a CDS encoding acyl-CoA synthetase — protein sequence MSADVKFDLSTVFSTVAKAVGDQTFLVWRDRRFTYREFDARVDGFAHYLVSAGLGVHTERDALGGHESGQDHLGIYLRNGNEYLESMIGSYRARVAPFNVSYRYVEEELLYLLKDSNARAVIYNAELAPRVAAIRDQLPNLQVLIQVADESGNELLPGAVDYETILKTPVPQGGMPTPSGDDLYILYTGGTTGMPKGVLWRQHDIFLSSMGGRPFGTDTFIASYDELAERARTAGGGLSLLMIPPFMHGAAQWAAYNAITMGGKLVIPDDVVRMRPDNVLALAARERVLSIPVVGDAIARPLIDEIEKGDYDLSGLFTISNGGAPLSPTVRERILTALPHLMLIDAVGASESGAQMSTASTAGTESQAATFNPQSDTAVVAEDLSRVLGPGEGGGWLARRDLIPLGYLGDEAKTARTFPTIDGVRWSVPGDRANVLEDGRIQLLGRDSVTINSGGEKIFVEEVERAIAAHPAVYDVVVVGRPSERWGSEVVAVVQFAEGASATDEELVRVCETAIARYKVPKAFIRSPQIVRSPAGKADYRWAKSVATEHAEAVGAS from the coding sequence ATGAGCGCTGACGTGAAGTTCGACCTGTCCACAGTGTTCTCGACGGTGGCCAAAGCCGTCGGCGACCAGACCTTCCTGGTGTGGCGGGACCGCCGGTTCACGTATCGCGAGTTCGATGCCCGTGTCGACGGCTTCGCGCACTACCTGGTCTCGGCCGGCCTCGGCGTCCACACCGAACGCGACGCGCTGGGCGGGCACGAATCCGGTCAGGACCACCTCGGCATCTACCTGCGTAACGGCAACGAGTACCTCGAGTCGATGATCGGCAGCTACCGCGCGCGGGTGGCGCCGTTCAATGTCAGCTACCGCTATGTGGAGGAGGAGCTCCTCTACCTGCTGAAGGATTCCAATGCGCGGGCAGTGATCTACAACGCCGAGTTGGCGCCCCGGGTGGCCGCGATCCGCGACCAGCTGCCGAACCTGCAGGTGCTCATCCAGGTCGCCGACGAGTCGGGCAACGAACTCCTGCCGGGCGCCGTCGACTACGAGACGATCCTGAAAACCCCTGTGCCGCAGGGCGGGATGCCGACCCCGTCGGGCGACGACCTCTACATCCTCTACACCGGCGGCACGACCGGGATGCCCAAGGGCGTGCTGTGGCGCCAGCACGACATCTTCCTGTCCTCGATGGGTGGCCGGCCGTTCGGCACCGACACCTTCATCGCCTCGTACGATGAGCTCGCCGAGCGGGCGCGCACGGCGGGCGGCGGCTTGTCATTGCTGATGATCCCGCCGTTCATGCACGGTGCCGCCCAGTGGGCCGCCTACAACGCCATCACCATGGGCGGAAAGCTCGTCATCCCCGACGATGTGGTGCGGATGCGCCCGGACAACGTGCTGGCCCTCGCCGCACGCGAACGGGTGCTGAGCATCCCGGTGGTCGGCGATGCGATCGCCCGGCCGCTGATCGACGAGATCGAGAAGGGCGACTACGACCTGTCCGGTCTGTTCACGATCAGCAACGGGGGCGCGCCGCTGTCGCCGACCGTGCGCGAGCGGATTCTGACCGCACTGCCGCACCTGATGCTGATCGACGCGGTCGGCGCATCGGAGTCCGGCGCCCAGATGAGCACCGCGTCGACCGCGGGCACCGAGTCCCAGGCCGCCACCTTCAACCCCCAGTCCGACACCGCCGTGGTCGCCGAGGATCTGTCGCGGGTACTCGGCCCCGGCGAGGGCGGTGGCTGGTTGGCCCGCCGCGATCTGATCCCGCTGGGCTATCTGGGCGACGAAGCCAAGACCGCACGCACCTTCCCCACCATCGACGGCGTGCGCTGGTCGGTTCCGGGCGATCGGGCAAACGTGTTGGAAGACGGACGGATTCAGCTTCTGGGCCGTGACTCGGTGACCATCAACTCCGGCGGCGAGAAGATCTTCGTCGAGGAGGTCGAGCGGGCGATCGCCGCGCACCCCGCCGTGTACGACGTCGTCGTGGTGGGCCGGCCGTCGGAGCGGTGGGGCAGCGAGGTGGTGGCAGTGGTGCAGTTCGCCGAGGGCGCTTCGGCCACCGACGAGGAACTCGTGAGGGTGTGTGAGACGGCGATCGCGCGGTACAAGGTCCCGAAGGCCTTCATCCGGTCGCCGCAGATCGTGCGCTCCCCCGCAGGCAAGGCGGATTACCGGTGGGCCAAGTCCGTGGCCACCGAGCACGCCGAGGCAGTCGGCGCCTCCTAG
- a CDS encoding SRPBCC family protein, which produces MNIWIGCARRSVSEEVPAPPEQVRAFYVDLDNVSQVHPLVQWVRSTSRVDLADGYRQDYQVRDRIPLGPFTLPITYRARLTVPSAGAVTAQARQFPQVRLDSRVEFAPTDAGTRITEDLTIAAPRPLLAVTVGQAVAAHTAMLAAIGKLFAA; this is translated from the coding sequence GTGAACATCTGGATCGGGTGCGCTCGGCGCAGCGTCAGCGAAGAGGTGCCGGCGCCGCCGGAACAGGTGCGGGCGTTCTACGTCGACCTGGACAACGTCTCGCAGGTGCACCCGCTGGTGCAGTGGGTCCGCAGCACATCCCGGGTGGACCTGGCCGACGGCTATCGGCAGGACTATCAGGTACGCGATCGAATCCCGTTGGGGCCGTTCACACTTCCGATCACCTACCGGGCGCGTCTCACGGTCCCTTCGGCCGGCGCGGTGACGGCGCAGGCGCGGCAGTTTCCCCAGGTGCGATTGGACAGCAGAGTGGAGTTCGCGCCGACCGACGCCGGTACCCGGATCACCGAGGACCTGACCATCGCCGCGCCCAGGCCGTTGCTGGCGGTGACCGTGGGGCAGGCCGTCGCGGCCCACACGGCGATGCTCGCCGCGATCGGGAAACTGTTCGCCGCTTAG
- a CDS encoding cytochrome P450: MTVYYDPYDIGIVADPYPVYTRLREEAPLYHNERYGFWALSRHADVEQALSDWETFSNSRSDILELVKSDFDMPPGVMMFEDPPMHTLLRGLMSRVFTPRRMAEIEDQIRQFCVRCLDPLVGSGGFDIIAELASMMPMRVIGMLLGIPESEQIGVRDANDANLRTKPGASMKVLQADRIADGRIYADYVEWRANNPSDDLMTALLNVEFTDEFGVTRKLDRKEVLHYTQVVAGAGNETTGRLIGWLAKVLAEHPDQRRQVEQDRSLLMRTVDETLRFEPTGPHVARWVARDFEYAGTTVPAGSAMLLLFGAANRDPRRYRDPDSFDIHRDNVSHLTFGKGLHYCLGANLARLEGRVALDELLNRFPEWEIDYDSAKLAPTSTVRGWEQLRIVVN; encoded by the coding sequence ATGACCGTCTATTACGACCCGTACGACATCGGCATCGTCGCCGATCCCTACCCGGTCTACACCCGGTTGCGCGAAGAAGCCCCGCTCTACCACAACGAGCGGTACGGCTTCTGGGCGTTGTCCCGGCACGCCGATGTGGAACAGGCGCTGTCGGACTGGGAAACCTTCTCCAACAGTCGAAGTGACATCCTCGAACTCGTCAAGTCCGACTTCGACATGCCCCCGGGCGTCATGATGTTCGAGGACCCGCCCATGCACACACTGCTGCGCGGACTGATGTCGCGGGTGTTCACCCCGCGGCGGATGGCCGAGATCGAGGATCAGATCCGCCAGTTCTGTGTGCGTTGCCTGGATCCGCTGGTCGGGTCGGGCGGCTTCGACATCATCGCCGAGCTGGCGTCGATGATGCCGATGCGGGTGATCGGGATGCTGCTGGGCATACCGGAATCCGAACAGATCGGGGTCCGTGACGCCAACGACGCCAACCTGCGCACCAAGCCCGGTGCCTCGATGAAGGTGCTGCAGGCCGACCGCATCGCCGACGGCCGGATCTACGCCGACTACGTCGAATGGCGGGCCAACAATCCCTCGGACGACCTGATGACGGCCCTCCTCAACGTCGAGTTCACCGATGAGTTCGGGGTCACCCGCAAGCTCGATCGCAAAGAGGTGCTGCACTACACCCAGGTGGTGGCCGGGGCGGGCAACGAAACCACCGGACGGCTCATCGGCTGGCTGGCCAAGGTGCTGGCCGAACATCCCGACCAGCGTCGCCAGGTCGAGCAGGATCGTTCGCTGCTGATGCGCACCGTCGACGAGACGCTGCGTTTCGAACCCACCGGCCCGCACGTGGCACGGTGGGTGGCAAGAGATTTCGAATACGCCGGCACCACGGTGCCGGCGGGCAGCGCGATGCTGCTGCTGTTCGGGGCCGCCAACCGCGACCCGCGGCGCTACCGCGACCCCGACAGCTTCGACATCCACCGCGACAACGTCAGCCACCTGACCTTCGGCAAGGGGCTGCACTACTGCCTGGGCGCCAACCTGGCCCGTCTGGAAGGCCGCGTCGCGCTCGACGAACTGCTCAACCGGTTCCCCGAATGGGAGATCGACTACGACAGCGCGAAACTCGCCCCGACCTCGACGGTCCGCGGCTGGGAGCAATTGCGCATCGTGGTGAACTGA
- a CDS encoding ketosteroid isomerase family protein: MAFTRDELLATVELSPQAAGAHDRQGWVGLFAAGGQVEDPVGSQPHRGPVQIERFYDTFIAPRDITFHRDADIVAGSTVIRDLELEVVMSPSVTMRIPAYLRYAVEPAPAGPRIAQLQAYWELPAMIGQFARAGLGAVPVGLRLAAALLRIQGPAGALGFAKGLAGAGRPGRSLIAGLLDDLCAGDAVAVQRRLGAGTVVCAGDDTPMSASALVERTTGASWRKLIASGSSVAVGLDDDGRRAVLIADLARRPLGVTRLRYYTDAT, translated from the coding sequence ATGGCCTTTACACGGGACGAGCTGTTAGCCACTGTCGAGTTGTCACCGCAGGCAGCGGGTGCACATGACCGACAGGGATGGGTGGGCCTGTTCGCTGCAGGCGGACAGGTCGAGGACCCGGTGGGCTCGCAGCCACACCGGGGACCGGTCCAGATCGAGCGTTTCTACGACACCTTCATCGCCCCGCGGGACATCACCTTCCACCGTGACGCCGACATCGTCGCCGGCTCGACGGTGATCCGCGATCTCGAGCTGGAGGTCGTCATGAGCCCGTCGGTGACCATGCGGATCCCGGCATACCTGCGCTACGCCGTCGAGCCGGCGCCGGCTGGGCCGCGGATCGCCCAGCTGCAGGCGTATTGGGAGTTGCCGGCGATGATCGGGCAGTTCGCCCGCGCCGGCCTCGGCGCGGTGCCGGTGGGGCTGCGGCTGGCCGCGGCGTTGCTTCGCATCCAGGGGCCCGCCGGCGCTCTCGGCTTCGCGAAGGGCCTGGCCGGCGCGGGCCGGCCGGGCCGGTCACTGATCGCCGGGCTGCTCGACGACCTGTGCGCCGGTGACGCGGTGGCGGTCCAACGGCGGCTCGGGGCCGGCACCGTCGTCTGCGCCGGCGACGACACTCCGATGAGCGCATCCGCGTTGGTGGAACGAACAACAGGGGCCTCCTGGCGCAAGCTGATCGCTTCCGGCAGCAGTGTGGCGGTCGGGCTGGACGACGACGGCCGACGGGCGGTCCTGATCGCCGACCTCGCGCGGCGCCCGCTCGGGGTGACCCGGCTGCGGTACTACACGGACGCGACGTGA